In Fusarium verticillioides 7600 chromosome 4, whole genome shotgun sequence, the following proteins share a genomic window:
- a CDS encoding hypothetical protein (At least one base has a quality score < 10), with translation MLKLCRVSKAFSRLTMDAILESSMLDDVGYWDPMRKQTIFYHTVDFAPFSYPPLLENVSDDDDTNSEPETPDLDRPLSPSPPEGDREQLQQDVLSEKELFTSSSSLVPSGDFWVMFLTARTLGRIRSKPPTQDHILMLRVAEHIYRYTQQLFPQIELEDTVRIVCEVAVKHGYIYSHPDFYTKNESPAFDATELQIDESCAVFRDALAAMAVYLSDHTLLENTLSNEDPILCPFHDKALSTADGLPKVLASFQTPIPQAGRIVDNQLGFMPPKCGTSLMRLANPVKLAVQLGEMESVTLLLKSVSDRDRELDIYRMDIITEVALPDQIEFLRLAIESGRPLARYRLIAPSIADMIWMNGRTGPSSRSPAGIQLSKILETTTNLEVFNLVYDAILEGYNEDEGVWWTQGLSSGADTLATWGLRRLQRAVLDDCLPIVRRLVELDYSVGPTRSIEDFKDEQPDVVADIINGERIVDVALPIAVKRGNLEMVKLLFAAGAHKKRKNVRKAMRIAMEQGNHEMLEVLTSQGSPAGLLNRKTKRRWKKDLEKEGKQDIAKWLEIM, from the coding sequence ATGCTGAAATTATGCCGCGTCAGCAAAGCCTTCAGCCGTCTGACAATGGATGCCATCCTCGAGTCCAGCATGTTGGACGATGTTGGATACTGGGATCCTATGCGGAAACAAACCATATTCTACCACACGGTCGACTTCGCTCCCTTTTCATATCCACCTCTTCTAGAGAATGTatctgacgatgatgataccaactCTGAGCCCGAGACACCAGATCTGGACAGACCGTTGTCTCCATCGCCTCCAGAGGGCGATCGAGAACAACTCCAACAAGATGTTCTCTCTGAGAAAGAGCTGTTCACTTCCAGCTCATCTTTAGTCCCTAGCGGCGATTTCTGGGTCATGTTCCTGACAGCCAGGACATTGGGCAGAATCAGATCGAAACCGCCAACTCAAGACCATATTCTAATGTTGAGAGTCGCAGAACATATCTACCGATACACACAACAACTATTTCCACAAATAGAGTTGGAAGATACTGTACGCATAGTTTGCGAAGTAGCGGTCAAGCACGGATACATCTACTCTCATCCCGATTTCTACACCAAGAACGAATCCCCGGCATTCGATGCAACAGAGCTTCAAATAGATGAATCTTGTGCAGTTTTTCGCGACGCTCTAGCAGCAATGGCAGTATATCTAAGCGACCATACTCTTCTCGAAAATACACTTTCCAATGAGGATCCGATCCTTTGTCCCTTCCACGATAAGGCACTTTCAACGGCAGATGGCCTACCCAAAGTATTAGCATCGTTCCAGACACCCATTCCTCAGGCTGGCCGCATAGTAGACAATCAGCTTGGCTTCATGCCGCCGAAATGTGGGACGTCTCTTATGAGACTTGCGAACCCAGTTAAGCTTGCTGTCCAGTTGGGCGAGATGGAATCCGTCACCctcttgttgaagagtgtTTCCGACAGAGACCGCGAACTTGACATTTATAGGATGGACATCATCACTGAAGTCGCTCTTCCCGATCAGATCGAGTTTCTTCGCCTCGCTATTGAGTCAGGTCGGCCTCTTGCGAGATACCGGTTGATAGCACCATCAATTGCGGATATGATATGGATGAACGGACGAACTggcccttcttcaagatcgcCAGCTGGTATCCAGTTGAGCAAAATTTTAGAGACAACGACTAATCTTGAAGTTTTCAACTTGGTTTACGATGCTATATTGGAAGGCTataatgaagatgaaggcgtTTGGTGGACACAGGGTCTCTCCTCCGGGGCAGACACTCTGGCCACTTGGGGCCTGAGAAGGCTTCAACGCGCGGTGTTGGATGATTGTTTACCCATCGTGCGAAGGCTTGTAGAACTGGACTATTCAGTGGGCCCAACGAGAAGCATTGAGGATTTTAAGGATGAACAGCCCGATGTTGTTGCCGACATAATTAATGGCGAAAGAATAGTGGATGTAGCCCTGCCTATCGCAGTCAAAAGAGGGAATCTGGAAATGGTGAAACTTTTATTTGCGGCTGGAGCGCacaagaagcgcaagaatgTTCGGAAAGCGATGAGAATTGCTATGGAACAGGGTAACCATGAGATGCTGGAGGTTTTGACAAGTCAAGGATCTCCGGCGGGATTGTTGAACCGAAAGACAAAGCGACGCTGGAAGAAAGACTTGGAAAAGGAAGGAAAGCAAGATATTGCGAAATGGCTAGAAATAATGTGA
- a CDS encoding aldehyde dehydrogenase (NAD+), with protein MSLDVQLTAPNGRTYKQPTGLFINNEFVRSSNGNKITSINPTNEQEITSVYAASAEDVDKAVRAARRALRNPAWRDLPATERGKLMNRLAELVEENRDILATIETWDNGKPYTVSFNEDMTEVAETLRYYAGFADKVFGQVIETTGDKFGYTIREPIGVCGQIIPWNYPLAMAAWKLGPALACGNAVVLKPAEQTPLSILYFANLVVKAGFPPGVVNIVNGLGTVAGAALASHMDVDKIAFTGSTATAKTIMKMASSNLKNITLETGGKSPLIVFDDADIDLAVYWAHAGIMSNQGQICTATSRILVQEGIYDKFLAAFRAQVKNISKVGDPFDEKTFQGPQVTKAQYDRILSFVEVGKKEGAKLELGGQPFKKVGDGKGYFIEPTVFTGVSPKMRVFQEEVFGPFVVVSKFSSEEEAINLANDTQYGLGSALFTTNLTRAHQVAKRIEAGMVWINSSNDSDWRIPFGGVKQSGIGRELGEAGLAAYSNIKAVHVNIAAKL; from the exons ATGAGTCTAGACGTTCAACTTACTGCCCCCAATGGGCGCACTTACAAGCAGCCTACTGGTCTGTTTATCAACAACGAATTTGTTCGATCCTCAAACGGCAACAAAATCACTTCAATAAACCCAAC AAATGAGCAGGAAATCACCTCCGTCTACGCCGCATCAGCCGAAGATGTCGACAAAGCCGTCCGCGCCGCTCGACGCGCCCTTCGTAATCCCGCGTGGCGAGATCTCCCTGCTACAGAGCGCGGCAAGCTCATGAACCGTCTGGCCGAGCTCGTTGAGGAGAACCGAGATATTCTCGCTACGATTGAAACATGGGATAACGGAAAGCCTTACACTGTCTCGTTCAATGAGGACATGACTGAGGTGGCTGAGACGTTAAGATACTATGCTGGCTTTGCGGATAAGGTGTTTGGCCAGGTCATTGAGACTACTGGCGATAAGTTTGGATATACCATCCGTGAACCTATTGGTGTCTGCGGACAGATTATTCC ATGGAACTATCCCCTTGCTATGGCAGCTTGGAAGCTCGGCCCTGCTCTCGCCTGCGGTAATGCCGTAGTCCTCAAGCCCGCCGAGCAAACCCCCCTCTCAATCCTCTACTTCGCCAACCTCGTCGTCAAGGCCGGCTTTCCCCCGGGTGtcgtcaacatcgtcaacggtCTTGGAACGGTAGCCGGTGCAGCCCTCGCTTCTCACATGGACGTCGATAAGATTGCTTTTACTGGCTCTACCGCAACAGCCAAGACAAtcatgaagatggccagcAGCAACCTAAAGAACATTACTTTGGAGACTGGCGGCAAGAGTCCTCTTATTGtcttcgatgatgctgatatcgaTCTGGCTGTTTACTGGGCCCATGCTGGTATCATGTCGAACCAGGGTCAAATTTGCACTGCCACAAGTCGTATTCTCGTTCAAGAGGGCATCTACGATAAGTTCCTCGCTGCCTTCAGAGCACAAGTcaagaacatctccaaggtCGGCGACCcctttgatgagaagacttTCCAAGGCCCTCAAGTCACAAAAGCCCAATACGATCGTATTCTCTCTTTCGTCGAAGTCGGCAAGAAAGAAGGTGCCAAACTTGAGCTCGGCGGCCAGCCATTCAAGAAGGTCGGCGACGGCAAGGGCTACTTTATCGAACCTACAGTCTTTACTGGCGTGTCCCCCAAGATGCGAGTTTTCCAGGAAGAGGTTTTCGGACCGTTTGTGGTGGTTAGCAAGTTCagctctgaagaagaagctatcAACTTGGCCAACGATACACAATATGGTCTCGGTAGTGCTTTGTTTACTACAAACTTGACGAGGGCGCACCAAGTGGCAAAGAGGATTGAAGCTGGTATGGTTTGGATTAACTCAAGTAATGATAGCGACTGGAGGATTCCATTTGGAGGAGTCAAGCAGAGTGGTATCGGCAGGGAGTTGGGAGAGGCTGGTCTTGCGGCTTATTCGAACATCAAGGCTGTGCATGTTAACATTGCGGCGAAGTTGTAA
- a CDS encoding primary-amine oxidase, producing MIADTSSIAGYTIFREEANDAAPDLSNSQHLHPLDPLSIDEIRAAAKIIRDYAKPKSLKFNCLTLREPLKAEYAAFRARTGPRPSRRAFAIVIEKGNGQVSEVVANIADGKVELWKDVTEVGPTLTLEDLDVCERVARADPRVIQACKDVGIDDMSKIYIDAWAIGVDQRWGYERRLQQGLVYYRASPNDNQYAHPLDFSVVVDTEKEEVLTVDIRYVNGERTKVPLTSHNYMPEFIGENYIDGTLKPINITQPQGVSFRMRGNEISWAGYKMHIGFNYREGIVLSDVRMEDQHEHRERTLFNRISVVEMVVPYGNPDPPHHKKHAFDVGEYGTGLMTNSLKLGCDCKGAIHYLDAVMATGEGDPAVIKNAICIHEEDNGLMYKHTDYRDGTVISARDRKLIISQIITAANYEYGFYHTFTLDGTYKLEIKLTGMLNTYCMHPSETAAPYGTEVAPTINAHNHQHIFSLRVDPEIDGPNNSIVQNDALPSEAEVGSPENPYGNGFYCKNTPLRTSKEAAVNYCHETSRSWAITNPNSINPSAKKPVAYKILNNNCPGLLAKPGSVVYNRAAFARKSLWVTPYKDYEIFPAGDYVCQSTGVENHPHNSTILDWVARDEPIENTDIVCYIQFGLTHFPRTEDFPVMPAEPVSVMLRASNFYQKNPGLWVPPSALCVDAASKDAFGKKEEEAPSSCCATKTIPRL from the exons ATGATTGCAGACACCTCATCCATCGCCGGCTACACCATCTTTCGGGAAGAAGCCAACGACGCCGCTCCCGACCTCTCAAATTCTCAACATTTACATCCTCTCG ATCCGCTATCGATTGATGAGATTCGCGCTGCCGCAAAGATCATCCGTGATTATGCCAAGCCAAAGTCTCTAAAGTTCAACTGTCTCACTCTCCGTGAGCCTCTCAAGGCAGAATATGCTGCTTTCCGCGCCCGAACTGGTCCCCGACCTTCTCGTCGCGCTttcgccatcgtcatcgagaAGGGCAATGGGCAAGTCTCCGAGGTCGtcgccaacatcgccgaCGGCAAGGTCGAGCTCTGGAAGGACGTCACTGAAGTCGGTCCTACTCTAAccctcgaggatcttgatgtcTGCGAGCGCGTTGCTCGCGCCGACCCTCGTGTCATCCAGGCCTGCAAGGACGTTGGCATCGACGACATGTCCAAGATCTACATCGATGCTTGGGCCATTGGCGTTGATCAGCGTTGGGGCTACGAGCGCCGTCTCCAGCAGGGTCTGGTGTATTATCGCGCTTCGCCCAACGACAACCAGTATGCGCACCCGCTGGACTTTTCCGTCGTGGTCGAtactgagaaggaggaggtcctCACTGTTGATATCCGCTACGTCAACGGTGAGCGAACAAAGGTTCCTCTCACCTCGCACAACTACATGCCTGAGTTCATCGGCGAGAACTACATTGATGGCACTCTCAagcccatcaacatcacccaGCCCCAGGGCGTTTCTTTCCGCATGCGAGGAAATGAGATTTCTTGGGCTGGCTACAAGATGCACATCGGATTCAACTACCGTGAAGGTATTGTCCTGTCTGATGTTCGCATGGAGGATCAGCATGAGCACCGTGAGCGCACTCTCTTCAACCGTATCAGCGTCGTCGAGATGGTCGTTCCCTACGGTAACCCCGATCCCCCTCACCACAAGAAGCACGCTTTTGACGTCGGTGAGTATGGTACCGGTCTCATGACCAACTCTCTGAAGCTTGGATGTGATTGCAAGGGCGCCATCCACTACCTCGATGCCGTCATGGCTACAGGCGAGGGTGATCCCGCTGTTATCAAGAACGCCATCTGCATTCACGAGGAAGACAATGGTCTTATGTACAAGCACACTGATTACCGTGACGGCACCGTCATCTCCGCCCGTGAtcgcaagctcatcatctcccaaATCATCACCGCCGCCAACTACGAGTACGGCTTCTACCATACCTTCACCCTCGACGGTACCtacaagcttgagatcaagCTGACCGGCATGCTCAACACCTACTGCATGCACCCCAGCGAGACAGCCGCTCCCTACGGAACCGAAGTCGCCCCCACCATCAACGCTCACAACCACCAGCACATCTTCTCCCTCCGTGTTGACCCCGAGATCGACGGACCCAACAACTCCATCGTCCAGAACGATGCTTTGCCTTCAGAGGCAGAGGTTGGATCTCCCGAGAACCCCTACGGCAACGGTTTCTACTGCAAGAACACTCCTCTCCGAACATCCAAGGAGGCCGCTGTGAACTACTGCCATGAGACAAGTCGATCATGggccatcaccaaccccAACAGCATCAACCCATCCGCCAAGAAGCCCGTCGCTtacaagatcctcaacaacaactgcCCCGGTCTCCTCGCCAAGCCCGGCAGTGTCGTGTATAACCGCGCTGCCTTTGCTCGCAAGAGTCTCTGGGTCACTCCCTACAAGGACTACGAGATCTTTCCTGCTGGTGACTACGTCTGTCAGTCCACCGGTGTCGAGAACCACCCTCACAACAGCACCATTCTCGACTGGGTAGCCCGCGATGAGCCCATTGAGAACACCGATATCGTCTGCTATATCCAGTTTGGTCTCACTCACTTCCCCCGCACTGAGGACTTCCCCGTGATGCCCGCTGAGCCTGTCAGCGTCATGCTTCGCGCCTCAAATTTCTACCAGAAGAACCCTGGTCTCTGGGTTCCTCCTTCGGCTCTCTGCGTCGATGCTGCATCTAAGGATGCCTTCGGtaagaaggaggaggaggctccctcttcttgctgcGCTACCAAGACGATTCCTCGTCTTTAG
- a CDS encoding 3-hydroxybutyrate dehydrogenase has product MSPQSVPFSVSGKTAIVTGAGSGINYEFAQILLGKNCNVVIADLSLRPEAEALVSKYKDSSPRAVFVKTDVTSWKDLSNAFKTAVKEFGDFDIVCPGAGVYEPHFSNFWHPPGSAESKDPLDGDHYKLLDINLTHPIRATQLAISQWLHGSPKKVSPDNPKRVIHISSIAAQCPALRSPMYGASKFGITGFVRCLAEVEKIGVRVNAVAPGLVRTPLWTEHPEKLKYVDEGQDEWVTPQEVAEAMLLCVESDKYPGGTVLEVGKNNTRCVQLFNDPGPDTSGQSKGVSISNTEEADKSIWEWLGDKSIWGSTL; this is encoded by the exons ATGTCTCCTCAATCCGTCCCTTTCTCCGTCTCCGGCAAGACCGCTATCGTCACGGGTGCTGGATCTG GAATCAACTATGAGTTTGCTCAGATCTTGCTTGGAAAGAACTGCAACGTCGTCATCGCCGACCTTTCACTTAGACCAGAAGCCGAAGCTCTAGTCTCAAAGTACAAAGACTCCTCTCCCCGAGCAGTCTTTGTCAAAACAGACGTCACGTCCTGGAAAGATCTTTCCAACGCATTCAAAACTGCTGTCAAAGAGTTtggtgactttgacatcGTTTGCCCAGGCGCAGGTGTCTATGAGCCTCACTTTTCCAACTTCTGGCATCCCCCGGGCTCCGCTGAATCTAAAGATCCCCTTGATGGCGACCATTATAAGTTACTGGATATCAATCTCACGCATCCTATTCGTGCTACGCAACTCGCTAtctcacaatggcttcacGGCTCCCCCAAGAAGGTCTCACCTGATAACCCCAAGCGTGTGATTCATATTTCTTCTATCGCAGCTCAATGCCCCGCTCTCAGAAGTCCCATGTACGGCGCAAGCAAGTTCGGCATCACAGGCTTTGTGCGATGTCTtgcagaagttgagaagattggcgTTCGTGTCAATGCTGTTGCACCTGGTTTAGTGCGCACCCCGCTGTGGACTGAACATCCTGAGAAGCTGAAGTACGTGGATGAGGGGCAGGATGAGTGGGTTACGCCCCAAGAGGTTGCCGAGGCCATGCTTCTCTGTGTGGAGAGTGACAAGTACCCTGGTGGAACGGTGCTTGAGGTTGGGAAGAACAACACTCGTTGTGTGCAGCTGTTCAATGATCCTGGGCCTGATACGAGTGGCCAGTCGAAGGGAGTTTCTATTAGTAATACTGAGGAGGCGGATAAGAGTATTTGGGAATGGCTTGGCGATAAGTCAATCTGGGGTTCGACTTTGTAA